A single genomic interval of Aureliella helgolandensis harbors:
- a CDS encoding reverse transcriptase domain-containing protein: MSNCLMEEIASDVVLEEAYAWLCRRRKNYSHNDEVWEVRFRWVEIKSRLQCELIAGQYRFSPLRRIHRTNDDLEIWSAVDSLVLKAIAIVLTRQLAPSLSSRCFHLAGNGGAKAAIREIVASLPKNQFIFRTDVKSYYANIKHDILYAQLAEHLDDARLLDLLWLYMRRSVYDDGLYEDIDKGISLGCPLSPLMGALFLDVLDKRMEAMAVFYVRFMDDWVVLAPSRWKLRKAIALVNRTLAELDVEQHPDKHSLVKQNASSRFWVTNECGGANRCRPANN; encoded by the coding sequence ATGTCCAATTGCTTGATGGAAGAAATCGCGTCGGACGTAGTGTTGGAAGAAGCCTACGCCTGGCTGTGCAGACGACGTAAGAACTATTCGCACAATGACGAAGTGTGGGAAGTTCGCTTTCGCTGGGTAGAAATCAAATCCAGGCTTCAGTGCGAGCTTATTGCCGGGCAATACCGCTTCTCTCCGCTGAGGCGAATCCACCGAACGAATGACGACTTGGAAATCTGGTCGGCGGTCGACTCGCTGGTACTCAAGGCGATCGCGATTGTGCTGACCCGTCAATTGGCGCCTAGCCTGTCATCACGTTGCTTTCATTTGGCCGGAAACGGAGGAGCGAAGGCGGCGATACGCGAGATCGTCGCAAGTCTGCCGAAAAATCAATTTATCTTTCGCACTGATGTGAAGAGCTACTACGCCAATATCAAACATGACATTTTGTACGCACAGTTGGCAGAACACCTCGATGACGCAAGGTTACTCGATTTACTGTGGCTGTATATGCGCAGGTCTGTTTACGACGACGGACTCTACGAAGACATCGACAAAGGCATTTCGCTGGGCTGCCCACTCTCGCCACTGATGGGAGCTTTGTTCCTCGACGTGCTCGACAAGCGGATGGAAGCGATGGCGGTGTTCTACGTTCGCTTCATGGACGACTGGGTCGTGTTGGCACCGTCGCGGTGGAAGCTACGAAAGGCCATTGCCTTGGTTAATCGGACACTGGCTGAGCTCGATGTTGAGCAGCATCCTGACAAACATTCATTGGTCAAACAGAACGCGAGTTCGCGTTTCTGGGTTACCAATGAATGCGGCGGGGCTAATAGGTGTCGCCCCGCCAACAATTGA
- a CDS encoding dockerin type I domain-containing protein: protein MTVFFGKLNSLCRPNITIHKSPHRSPLRARVNRFEHLEARELLTTLYPATGAYYSSGSYLNHHVTVMGKDVQSGHNGISGVVEVYVGNNKSAAVESVKLNLKAVAPGTDNSVNLYGYAADGSITVDDLHRAAELVRSFTVSDGGVYEIDVTGFTKQVLQEGSQYLGFRFEAGTDSTWIGFGTSALRHKSPTFDLVIEEPDLEAESLGWQEFAGEPSDSGWKQHDFPIEYRLNVDQQYDTGAAIDFYWASSTTEDAILGEAIHSVPIESHGDAKHQGIIAREVIGRWGAPPADATHLLMVIDPGENADADPNNNVAAMEIATDIVFEGMDWLSFGGVSGGYSVRGFVVNETSIDLGFYWSTDGNWDENVDPAANRIVERPATLGNHLFEVENTSFLAVLDHPYLIALVDAPAPLERIWESDETNNDFALYAPDAVDIDVVVKPSTEQALKGETITFETTITNRSPFAVDLKLRSVPTFSGRNSAPAIDPTVRHETLATSRTYSFVESVEPKWDWIPPDFPLKETGRVDFWENTIKATLADALSTIGIVGTAASAAITTGELAAAFQITAGLLYEYQEAETSGSFSLIVEPQLFSDESKNPDLTELKEFVARVDQEKITAFDQFVIDWKSMQYHLATLNLSLSAAKLPSSLIALEMQRLVSRLGILDDAWERALDPPDAQFREFSLAAVQIPNIVSNLESSPLKKQQVLDYAADSLNEALNASIDKKDGAIVGSSLQWRMEQMQAASNQAHRKFLLKAKSIALSTVLEPYLNTLLPQDQASAARFREQGLAPELQQTLQDAGWSEEVIAAIDQDFKTTAIGDIQSLSSELHVASAYSLGFSAAFDSMTLLKESIFIQTELEQETRGLSAAEQSELKYLKDRLAELAGSPSAPVSTPTDGVFERATELAAASRRIALETGNYSAVSPYLDTAYSAMISGSVYFASLSDLSETIQAFVSDGNIAANYAVELHGLVDNAQSAIAGGEWTQVETRVNAIRQSLVGAVPTDMDAESKRTLINYLEYIAETLAHSTEIRGPEIQSAIQSVEVGRLEKIVLQEPWTILEAQLGNLGGGLLRVSVDADAGQISIGETDDLTINENSEILIDGLSVASFRPAAAGQLLLALHVSATTERVATILEALTLTSAARHSGTPKTLKVEIADAAAGSGEFELQIVETIKFPKWNAPQPLDTNDDGTVSPLDALIIINLLNSGQAPSVISSEFEAPFIDSSRDNFVSPIDVLLIINHLNGQAGGEGERISDLETNGQAVSPGLATPDIGLSTRERALQSYGFSALQPKLHGANARNLGSFADSVLRNTYARTPIEPLPPSESGSSRISLARRNAHVASRVQIVESLSCVDDLVSSDWLKGWFKDLSLQSISNLGSDNTLKPA, encoded by the coding sequence ATGACTGTTTTCTTTGGAAAGTTGAATTCTCTTTGCAGACCTAATATCACGATTCACAAGTCGCCACATCGCAGTCCGCTTCGTGCTCGGGTAAATCGTTTTGAACATCTCGAAGCACGAGAATTGTTAACCACTTTATATCCAGCGACCGGTGCATACTACAGCAGTGGTAGCTATCTCAATCACCACGTAACCGTAATGGGGAAAGATGTCCAATCGGGGCACAATGGAATATCGGGAGTTGTAGAAGTCTATGTTGGAAATAACAAAAGTGCTGCTGTTGAGTCCGTCAAACTCAATCTCAAGGCTGTAGCACCCGGCACGGACAATTCAGTCAACCTATATGGTTACGCGGCCGATGGTTCAATCACAGTCGATGACCTCCATCGGGCAGCCGAACTTGTCCGTTCTTTCACGGTTAGCGACGGAGGTGTCTACGAAATTGATGTAACTGGGTTCACCAAGCAAGTGCTTCAAGAGGGAAGCCAATATCTTGGGTTTCGATTTGAAGCTGGAACTGATTCGACTTGGATAGGATTCGGTACTAGTGCACTTAGGCATAAGTCGCCGACCTTTGATTTGGTAATCGAAGAACCAGACCTTGAGGCGGAATCACTTGGTTGGCAAGAGTTTGCTGGCGAGCCGAGTGACTCAGGGTGGAAACAGCACGACTTTCCGATTGAATACAGACTTAACGTCGACCAGCAATATGACACGGGTGCTGCAATTGATTTCTATTGGGCGTCATCTACTACGGAAGACGCTATTCTTGGGGAGGCAATCCACAGCGTGCCGATCGAATCGCATGGCGATGCCAAACATCAAGGGATTATCGCTAGAGAAGTCATTGGCCGTTGGGGAGCACCGCCTGCGGATGCAACTCACCTTCTGATGGTTATAGACCCAGGAGAGAACGCCGATGCCGACCCAAACAACAATGTTGCTGCAATGGAAATTGCGACTGACATCGTGTTCGAGGGTATGGATTGGCTCAGCTTTGGCGGCGTGAGCGGAGGATATTCGGTGCGCGGATTTGTAGTGAATGAAACGTCCATCGACCTGGGATTCTACTGGAGCACGGACGGGAATTGGGATGAAAATGTAGATCCAGCTGCAAATAGAATCGTCGAAAGGCCTGCTACCCTTGGTAACCATCTATTCGAAGTAGAGAATACCTCGTTCCTTGCAGTTCTGGACCATCCTTATCTGATCGCCTTGGTGGATGCACCAGCACCACTAGAACGGATTTGGGAATCAGATGAGACCAACAACGACTTTGCACTTTATGCGCCTGATGCGGTAGACATTGATGTCGTGGTGAAGCCGTCAACTGAACAAGCGTTAAAAGGCGAAACAATAACCTTCGAAACGACCATCACGAATCGTAGCCCCTTTGCAGTCGACCTGAAATTAAGAAGTGTTCCAACATTCTCCGGCCGCAATTCTGCGCCTGCAATTGATCCTACGGTTAGACACGAAACACTCGCGACGTCTCGCACGTATTCGTTCGTTGAATCGGTTGAACCAAAGTGGGACTGGATTCCCCCCGATTTTCCGCTGAAGGAAACGGGGAGAGTTGATTTTTGGGAAAATACGATCAAGGCGACCCTCGCTGACGCTTTGTCGACAATCGGGATTGTGGGGACGGCTGCTTCCGCAGCGATTACGACAGGGGAATTAGCAGCTGCCTTCCAAATAACTGCTGGCTTACTCTACGAATACCAGGAAGCAGAGACGAGCGGCTCATTCAGCTTAATTGTTGAACCGCAACTATTTTCTGATGAAAGCAAGAATCCAGATTTGACGGAATTGAAAGAGTTTGTTGCGAGAGTGGACCAAGAAAAGATCACCGCCTTTGATCAATTTGTCATCGACTGGAAGAGCATGCAGTATCACCTGGCAACACTAAATCTAAGTTTAAGTGCTGCTAAACTACCAAGCAGTCTTATAGCTTTAGAAATGCAGCGTCTTGTTAGTCGTCTGGGCATCCTAGATGATGCCTGGGAGCGAGCACTGGACCCTCCAGACGCTCAATTTCGAGAATTTTCGCTGGCAGCTGTACAGATACCAAATATTGTCTCTAACTTGGAAAGCTCACCGCTGAAAAAACAACAGGTATTGGATTACGCTGCGGACAGTTTGAATGAAGCTCTCAATGCTTCGATCGACAAAAAAGACGGAGCTATTGTTGGAAGCAGTTTGCAGTGGAGGATGGAACAGATGCAGGCGGCATCCAATCAGGCACATCGTAAGTTTCTGTTGAAAGCAAAATCAATCGCGTTGTCGACTGTGCTCGAACCGTATCTGAACACATTACTGCCACAAGATCAAGCATCAGCTGCCCGATTCCGGGAACAAGGATTGGCGCCGGAGCTTCAACAGACGCTTCAAGATGCAGGTTGGTCTGAGGAAGTGATTGCGGCTATTGACCAGGATTTCAAAACAACCGCGATTGGCGATATCCAATCGCTATCTTCAGAGCTGCATGTTGCATCTGCGTATTCACTAGGCTTTTCTGCGGCCTTTGACTCGATGACTCTCTTGAAAGAATCCATATTCATTCAAACTGAGCTTGAGCAAGAAACGCGAGGCTTGTCGGCGGCAGAACAATCTGAACTGAAATACCTGAAAGACCGCCTGGCCGAACTGGCCGGCAGTCCATCCGCGCCTGTATCAACACCGACTGATGGAGTTTTCGAACGAGCGACTGAATTGGCTGCGGCCTCGCGGCGGATCGCGTTAGAAACAGGAAACTATTCCGCCGTTTCCCCGTACTTAGATACCGCATACAGTGCGATGATTAGCGGTTCAGTCTATTTTGCAAGCCTGTCTGATCTTAGCGAGACGATTCAGGCATTTGTATCGGATGGAAATATTGCCGCGAATTATGCGGTTGAACTTCACGGCTTAGTTGATAACGCTCAGTCCGCCATAGCCGGCGGTGAATGGACACAGGTAGAGACGCGAGTAAATGCAATCCGTCAGTCACTGGTCGGTGCAGTGCCAACGGACATGGACGCGGAATCCAAGCGAACACTGATCAACTACCTTGAGTATATTGCCGAAACGCTGGCCCACTCAACAGAGATCCGAGGACCTGAAATTCAGAGTGCCATCCAAAGCGTCGAAGTTGGAAGGTTGGAAAAGATCGTGCTTCAGGAACCGTGGACCATCCTCGAAGCTCAATTGGGGAACCTGGGCGGAGGATTGCTCCGAGTTTCAGTAGACGCTGACGCAGGCCAAATTTCTATCGGCGAAACTGACGATCTTACAATCAACGAGAATTCCGAGATTCTGATTGACGGTCTCAGCGTGGCAAGTTTCCGGCCAGCCGCTGCAGGGCAACTTTTGCTTGCACTGCACGTGAGCGCAACAACCGAGCGTGTGGCGACAATCCTGGAAGCATTGACCTTGACGAGCGCAGCGCGGCACAGCGGAACCCCCAAAACGCTCAAGGTAGAAATAGCAGATGCGGCAGCCGGGAGCGGAGAATTCGAATTGCAAATTGTTGAAACCATAAAGTTCCCCAAATGGAATGCCCCCCAGCCATTGGATACCAATGATGATGGAACCGTCTCCCCTTTGGACGCTCTCATCATCATTAATCTTCTGAATTCCGGGCAAGCCCCCTCTGTCATCAGCTCGGAGTTTGAAGCTCCCTTTATTGACTCGAGTAGAGACAACTTTGTTTCGCCCATTGATGTGCTCTTGATTATTAACCACCTCAACGGACAAGCAGGTGGCGAAGGTGAACGCATCAGCGATCTTGAAACGAATGGCCAAGCAGTCTCTCCTGGACTCGCTACTCCCGACATCGGGCTATCGACACGCGAGAGGGCGTTACAGAGTTATGGTTTTTCCGCACTGCAACCAAAACTGCATGGTGCCAATGCTAGGAACCTAGGTAGCTTCGCCGACAGTGTCCTTCGAAATACATACGCCCGTACACCAATCGAACCCCTCCCTCCAAGTGAGTCAGGGAGTTCCAGGATATCTCTTGCCCGGAGAAATGCTCACGTAGCAAGTCGCGTTCAGATTGTGGAGTCACTGAGCTGCGTTGATGATCTCGTGAGTTCTGATTGGTTAAAGGGCTGGTTCAAGGATTTGTCGCTCCAGAGCATAAGCAATTTGGGTTCTGATAACACTTTGAAGCCCGCTTGA